A region of the bacterium HR11 genome:
TCGTGTAGTCGTAGAAACCTCGGCCCGTCTTGCGGCCGTGGAAGCCGGCCAGGACCATCCGCTTCAGGAGCGGCGGCGGCGCATACCGGGGGTCCTTGAATTCGTCATACATCGCCTGAGCGATGTAGTACGTCGTGTCGAGGCCGACGAAGTCGAGGAGCGTAAAAGGCCCCATCGGATGGCCACAGCCGAGGACCATGGCCTGATCGATCTCCTCCGGCGTCGACAGGCCCTCCTCGAGGCACCGGACGGCGTCCAGGAGGTAAGGGACGAGGAGACGATTGACGATAAAGCCTGGTCGGTCCGGCGCCCGGACGGGCGTCTTGCCCAGGGTTTGCACGAACCCGAGGACCGTCTCGACCGTCTCCGGGGCCGTCAGGTCCGTCCGGATGATTTCGACGAGCTTCATGACGGGGACTGGGTTGAAGAAGTGAAGACCCAGAAATCGGGCCGGCCGTTTCGTGACGACGGCCATCTCGGTGATGCACAACGACGACGTGTTACTGGCGAAGATAGCTTCCGGCTTACAGATCTTGTCCAGTTCCCGGAAGAGCTGTTTCTTCATGTCCATGTTTTCGGTGATGGCCTCGATGACGAGGTCGCAGTCGGCCAGGGGCTGGAGTTCGGTCGTGAACTGGATGCGGGCGACCAAGGATTGGCCCTCTTCTTCCGTCATTTGACCCTTTCGGACCGACCAGCGCTGGATAGAATTCCGCACGTTCTGAATGCCCTTTTCCAAGAGTTCTGGTGAGACCTCCCGGACGACGACCGAGTAGCCCGCATGGGCCGTCACGTGAGCGATGCCCGACCCCATCAGGCCGCATCCGACGACGCCGACTTTCCGGATGGAAACGGCCATGGTCTGCTTCTCCTTGGAGCTCAAAGATAGTCTAAAAGGGGGATGCCTCAGGCCACCGTCAAGATACAGGATGCGAGACGCAGGATGCAAGATGCGAAGTGACTGTTCCAAAACCGGTGGGGGAAAGGGCGGAAAAGCTCATCCCAGCTGGCTGCGGCTCGGACCGGGGGCGGATTCCAAGAAAAACCGCTCCAGGCCTACATATCTGACCGATTCGCCCACCCAAAATGAAACAGTCACAACGCGAAGCGAAGGGTCAGGAAACCGAGAGTAGAGGCGGGCTCGGGTCACCTGTTCGGGCGACCCGGGTGCCTCTCGGGTTTTGGACCGGCGTTCAGCCTTCGGCGGCGGACGCAAGGTTCGGTCGAACCGAATCTCGAAGATCAAACGCCGGCGATCTGCCTTACGATGCTTCTGCCGAGACCCGACACCCAGGGCCCGGCACCTTGATTTACCGTGTCCGCTTCCAGGCGACCCACCCCGTGATGACGGTCAGGAGCAAGAGCAGACTGAGGAGACTCGGCAAGAGGACCAGGGAGACCGGAAAGCCCACGATGAGAAACAGCAAGACGCCCAGGTCCACGGGGTGGACCTTAAAGAAGGATTTAGGGAAAGAGTCGGCTGGGGGACGATGCGATTCCTCTTTCCGAAGGCGGAGTAACGCCATGCTCGACCTCCGTGCGTCCAGGGGTTTCACCCAAGCCATACGCCTCCATGAAAAGGGGTTCGGGGATTGGGGAACGGGAGTCTGAGGTATGCGGATCATGGCAGGGTTCCCCCCGTCGCCCGCGGGCCCTCCCCCGCCGCCACCGCCGAGACACCGTGCCACCACCTCAGGGTAGACGCCACCCGCCCACCCGCACTCGGGTTCCCGGCGTACGGCCACCCGCCGGACTTGACGTCACGAACGCGCGCATCCGCCGTCCACCGGCGGAACGTCTCAACGTCTTGTGCAAACCCCGTGCCATTGAGAGTTTTACTACATCTAATGCCGTCCCAAGGCATCTCCCGAAGACCCCTCTCCGAGGCGCCGAGTCCACTCGTGTTTACAGGATTCGACACCCGTGTTTACGGCACTGAACACTGGACAAGACGGGGGGAGTAGCCGCCGGTATGACGGCCGGTGTCGGGGCAGGGCGACGCCATCCTCGCGGGGGACGTCCTGATTTGCTGGGTCCCGCTGGGCCACCCCCGGGGGCACGTACTTGCCCATCTGCCTATATCTGCCGGACTGCCCGCCTGCCCATCTGCCGACCCGTCACGGTACTTCCTTCCCGGGGGACGGGAAAGGCCGTTCAAACCAGCACGCCCGCAAACCGCACGTCTCCAGACGGCGGTCCGGACGGGGGCACTTGTTGGCAAGAAGGCTATCCGTCAGTATGATGAGGCATCGAGCTTTTTGGCCCCGAAGGGTCTATGCATCACCGCCGGATCTTCTTAGGCTTCGTGATAGGGACCGTCTTGGGCCTGACAGCCCATCTGGCCTGGCCGGACTCGCCGACGCTGGCCTGGGTCGTCGACCGGGTCGCCGAGCCTATCGGTCGCATATTCCTGCGCATGCTCCTGATGATCGTGATCCCCTTGGTCTTCTCGGCCCTGGTCTTAGGCGTGGCCGGGCTCGGCGATATCCGGCGGGTGGGCCGCATCGGACTGAAGACCCTGGCTTACACGGTGACCGTCAGCGCCGCGGCCGTCCTGATCGGGTTCACGCTGGCCAATACCGTTCGGCCCGGCCTCCGTCTGGCACCGGAGCACCGGCAAGCGCTCCTCGAGCAGGTCCGGGCCGGGACGACCTTCGCAGTCCCGCCCCGGGCGACGGGCGTCGAGTCCATCGTCCGCATCGTGCCCGACAATCCCCTCCGGGCGATGGCCGAAAACGACATGCTGGCCGTCATGTTCTTTGCCCTCGTCTTCGGCATCGCCCTGTCGATGACGCCGGCGCCCAAGACCCAGCCCGTCGTGGACTTCCTCGAGGGCGTGTTTGAGGTCGCCATGCGGATGGTCGACCTGGCGATGCGGCTGGCCCCCATCGGCGTGGCGGCCCTGCTATTTACGGCCACGGCCCGCCTGGGATTCTCGATCCTGGGCTCGTTGGGCCTCTACGTGCTGATCGTCCTCGCCGGCCTGGCCCTCCATCAGTTTGGGACCTACAGCTTGGCCCTGTGGCTCCTGGCCCGGACCCATCCCCCCCGGTTTTTCCGGCAGATCCGCGAGGTCATGCTGACGGCCTTCTCGACGAGCTCCAGCAACGCGACCCTGCCGACGGCCTTGCGGGTCGCCGAAAATGAACTTCACTTGCGACCCGAAGTCGCCCGATTTGTCCTGACGCTCGGGGCCACGGCAAACCAAAACGGCACGGCCCTCTACGAAGGCGTCACGGTCCTCTTCCTGAGCCAGTTGTTCCTGGGCCATTCGCTCCCCTGGAGCGACCAGCTGATGGTCTTGCTGTTGGCCATCCTGGGGGGCGTCGGGACGGCGGGCGTGCCGGCTGGGTCGCTCCCCTTCGTCGCCATGGTCCTGGCGACGGTCGGCGTCCCGCCGGAGGGCATCGGCATCATCCTGGGCATCGACCGGATTCTGGACATGTGTCGAACGGTCCTCAACGTGACGGGCGACATGGTCGCCGCCGTCGTGATCGACGCGACGGAGAAAGCCCCGGCGGCCGCCCTGTGACCGGCAGTTCGGGCATTCGGTAGCTCGGGAGTTCGGGAATTCGGCATTACGGCCGTCGGGCGATACGGTCGGTAGGAGATTCGGGCAGTCGGCCCTCCGAGCCGGGTCGCCCTATGCTGGGACTGCCCGACGGCCTGGTTCCCCTACCGCCGAGTTCCCGAACTCCCGAATTCCCGGACTCCCGAACCGAGGAGGTCCGCCGTGCAGGTCGCCGTCGTCTTCCCGGGGCAGGGCGTTCAGACGGTCGGCATGGGACGCGATGTCGCCGATCGATATCCCGAAGCCCGAGTCGTCTTTGAAGAAGCCGATCGGGCGCTGGGCTTCCCCCTCAGCCGTCTCTGCTGGGAAGGACCGGCCGAGGACTTGACCCTGACGTACCATGTGCAACCGGCCATCGTGACCGTCAGTTACGCCCTGTGGACCCTCCTGACCCGGTACGGCTCGATCCGACCGGACTACGTCGCCGGCCATTCCCTGGGGGAATATACGGCCCTGGCCGCCGCCGGGGCTCTCTCCTTTCCGGATACGGTC
Encoded here:
- the hbd gene encoding 3-hydroxybutyryl-CoA dehydrogenase — its product is MAVSIRKVGVVGCGLMGSGIAHVTAHAGYSVVVREVSPELLEKGIQNVRNSIQRWSVRKGQMTEEEGQSLVARIQFTTELQPLADCDLVIEAITENMDMKKQLFRELDKICKPEAIFASNTSSLCITEMAVVTKRPARFLGLHFFNPVPVMKLVEIIRTDLTAPETVETVLGFVQTLGKTPVRAPDRPGFIVNRLLVPYLLDAVRCLEEGLSTPEEIDQAMVLGCGHPMGPFTLLDFVGLDTTYYIAQAMYDEFKDPRYAPPPLLKRMVLAGFHGRKTGRGFYDYTKKEEGRAG
- the gltP gene encoding Proton/glutamate-aspartate symporter, with product MHHRRIFLGFVIGTVLGLTAHLAWPDSPTLAWVVDRVAEPIGRIFLRMLLMIVIPLVFSALVLGVAGLGDIRRVGRIGLKTLAYTVTVSAAAVLIGFTLANTVRPGLRLAPEHRQALLEQVRAGTTFAVPPRATGVESIVRIVPDNPLRAMAENDMLAVMFFALVFGIALSMTPAPKTQPVVDFLEGVFEVAMRMVDLAMRLAPIGVAALLFTATARLGFSILGSLGLYVLIVLAGLALHQFGTYSLALWLLARTHPPRFFRQIREVMLTAFSTSSSNATLPTALRVAENELHLRPEVARFVLTLGATANQNGTALYEGVTVLFLSQLFLGHSLPWSDQLMVLLLAILGGVGTAGVPAGSLPFVAMVLATVGVPPEGIGIILGIDRILDMCRTVLNVTGDMVAAVVIDATEKAPAAAL